AATTAAGTTTTAAGTTCGGCAACGACGCTTAATTTGGCGAGTCTAAGTGATTCATAATTTAAGGAGGTGCACAAACGTGTACGCAATTATTGTAACTGGTGGTAAACAATATAAGGTTGAAGCAGGTCAAGCTGTTTATGTTGAAAAGCTTGATGCAGCCGCAGGCGATAAGGTTGTTTTTGATCAAGTCGTTTTTGTTGGTGGCGAATCAACTAAGATTGGTAATCCGACTGTTGATGGTGCTACGGTCGAAGGAACTGTTGAAAAGCAGGGCCGCGAACGTAAAGTGGTAACTTTCAAGTATAAGGCCAAAAAAGGGACTCATACGAAGAAGGGTCATCGCCAACCATATACTAAGGTAACGATCGACACAATTAATGCATAATTAAGAAAGTAGGCATTCCTTATGATTCAAGCAATGATTTTCCGGGATCAAGACAGTGCAGTAACTGGCTTCCGGTTAACGGGTCATGCTGATTCAGGTGCTTATGGACAAGACATCGTTTGTGCGGCGGTTTCGGTGTTAGCGATTAGTACAATCAATGGGATTGAACAAGTTGCACATTTGAAACCCGAAGTCCAGAGCGATGAAACCAATGGTGGTTTGTTAATTGCTGATTTTACTAAGTTAGATTTAGCTAACCAACAATTGCAGA
This region of Lactobacillus sp. CBA3605 genomic DNA includes:
- the rplU gene encoding 50S ribosomal protein L21, with the protein product MYAIIVTGGKQYKVEAGQAVYVEKLDAAAGDKVVFDQVVFVGGESTKIGNPTVDGATVEGTVEKQGRERKVVTFKYKAKKGTHTKKGHRQPYTKVTIDTINA
- a CDS encoding ribosomal-processing cysteine protease Prp, translating into MIQAMIFRDQDSAVTGFRLTGHADSGAYGQDIVCAAVSVLAISTINGIEQVAHLKPEVQSDETNGGLLIADFTKLDLANQQLQTLLESFTLGLNDVATNYGDYIQVREQTR